Proteins from one Aspergillus nidulans FGSC A4 chromosome VIII genomic window:
- a CDS encoding uncharacterized protein (transcript_id=CADANIAT00001305), with product MSASTSFETPSTAFSDLRTSISSHRLSQIEKSAGKSSVLEGISGIPFPREDRLCTRFPTEIILRHKETTQTIITASIRPHTSRPQVEQKLLASYSRTLETISELPPVIAEASKLMGIRGYTDDDNDNYRPSFAPDALRIEITGPIGLQLSIVDLPGLISVASEGQTEEDISTVHNMVATYLQSSRTIILAVVQATNDFANQEIIRLARKYDHDGQRTVGIITKPDLINKGTEAKVARIAKNQDTIKLKLGYFLLKNPSPAELDECTTMAARSALELCFFTGPVWASQHLDMDRVGVDNLRRFLQRLLDAHIERELPKVRAEIKKRFAEAEAELKSMGKARPTVGDIRMFLTSLSMTFYELLQAALEGNYHSSRHNIFVGNGDTRLRALIQEANTSFATQMHERGKRRVVRDEDDNEDDAKDNDQHSVENDTDSINNLIDDDDDDDDVDAPLLYVNNEQMMDWVRQVHSRTRGKELPGNYNSTLLAELFHEQSRRWFNIAQSHVRHVRGIASQWKDQVLHAIISEEKLRTEVRNILQEWLDNAERLAMEELDKLIQDEQRDPLTYNHYYTDNIQKARLDAQRKEVRNAVTRVANEDWNGNLHISNTSYDLDRFLRGLGQRITIDMDKQACDEALTQLNAYYKVALKTFIDNMARQVIERHLISPLPKAFCPTSVAKLDDEALLRIGSEPAHEAARRTRLTSMAHGLRQSLLELQRPAS from the exons ATGTCTGCTAGTACCAGTTTCGAAACCCCCAGTACGGCATTCAGTGACCTTCGTACTTCTATATCCAGCCACCGGCTCAGTCAGATTGAAAAG TCTGCAGGAAAGAGCTCTGTTCTGGAAGGGATTAGTGGAATCCCGTTTCCTAGAGAAGATAGACTTTGCACCAGGTTCCCGACAGAGATCATCCTTCGCCATAAGGAAACTACTCAAACGATTATAACGGCCAGCATTCGACCCCACACTTCTCGTCCTCAAGTTGAACAAAAGTTGCTTGCATCTTACAGCAGGACTCTGGAAACGATATCGGAGCTACCTCCTGTCATAGCAGAAGCATCGAAACTCATGGGGATTCGTGGATAtactgatgatgataatgataaTTATCGACCCTCCTTTGCGCCGGATGCTCTTCGAATTGAGATAACCGGCCCCATCGGCTTGCAACTGAGCATCGTGGATCTACCAGGCCTAATATCGGTTGCTAGCGAGGGGCAgactgaagaagacatcTCAACTGTTCATAACATGGTCGCAACCTACCTGCAAAGTTCTCGAACCATTATACTCGCAGTTGTGCAAGCAACCAACGATTTTGCCAACCAGGAAATTATCAGACTGGCACGCAAGTATGATCACGATGGCCAGCGGACAGTGGGCATCATCACCAAGCCTGATTTAATCAACAAGGGCACTGAGGCTAAGGTTGCACGCATCGCGAAGAACCAGGATACtatcaagctcaagctcggATACTTTCTCCTGAAgaatccaagcccagcagaACTTGATGAATGTACCACTATGGCTGCAAGGTCCGCTCTTGAGCTATGCTTCTTTACTGGCCCTGTATGGGCCAGCCAGCATCTGGACATGGATCGAGTTGGGGTAGATAACCTACGCCGTTTCCTGCAAAGACTTCTTGACGCCCATATCGAGAGAGAGCTTCCGAAAGTTCGAGCCGAGATAAAAAAGCGTTTTGCTGAAGCCGAGGCGGAGCTGAAATCAATGGGTAAGGCTCGGCCAACCGTTGGTGATATCCGCATGTTCCTCACAAGCCTCAGCATGACATTTTATGAGTTACTTCAGGCAGCCCTAGAGGGAAATTACCACAGCAGCAGGCACAATATCTTCGTAGGGAATGGAGATACCAGGTTGCGGGCTCTTATTCAAGAAGCTAATACAAGCTTCGCGACTCAGATGCATGAAAGAGGAAAACGCCGGGTTGTGcgcgatgaggatgataatgaagacgACGCCAAGGATAACGACCAACACAGCGTCGAAAATGACACTGatagcatcaacaacctcattgatgatgatgatgatgatgatgatgttgatgctcCACTACTTTATGTAAACAATGAGCAAATGATGGATTGGGTCCGACAG GTGCACTCAAGAACACGAGGGAAAGAGCTGCCGGGTAACTATAACTCGACCCTCCTTGCAGAGCTATTCCATGAGCAGTCCCGCCGGTGGTTCAACATTGCTCAATCACATGTCCGCCATGTCCGAGGCATTGCATCACAGTGGAAAGACCAGGTTCTTCACGCCATAATTTCTGAGGAGAAGCTTCGTACAGAGGTTCGAAACATTCTACAGGAATGGCTTGACAACGCCGAGCGGCTTGCAATGGAGGAGCTTGATAAGCTTATTCAAGATGAACAGCGCGATCCCCTGACATACAACCACTATTATACAGACAATATCCAGAAGGCTAGGCTTGATGCGCAGAGGAAAGAGGTTAGGAATGCAGTTACTCGTGTGGCGAACGAGGATTGGAATGGAAATCTTCACATCAGTAACACCTCTTACGACCTTGACAGGTTTTTGCGAGGGCTCGGACAAAGGATCACAATTGATATGGACAAACAAGCGTGTGACGAAGCATTAACCCAGCTTAATGCCTACTATAAA GTTGCCTTGAAGACGTTTATTGACAACATGGCTCGACAAGTCATAGAACGCCATCTGATATCACCTTTGCCCAAAGCTTTCTGTCCAACCTCTGTCGCTaagcttgatgatgaagCACTTCTCCGTATCGGATCGGAGCCTGCCCATGAGGCTGCACGGCGGACAAGACTTACGAGTATGGCTCATGGACTAAGGCAGAGCCTGCTCGAGCTCCAGAGGCCTGCCTCATAA
- a CDS encoding uncharacterized protein (transcript_id=CADANIAT00001306), translating into MTVQHVVLSDREIEEIQRAEGQTNLIRQAQESDEADQKLTIRQAFKERFEVYNPVPDRKLIPAEWQPGLSNSTSVGQLAGLVVNAICQEGFGGHFHSCLRPVTLSTYIWRSHVRYRLGRLQTLSTTYASEAVPTCLRSHVTAYVCMCWEQGFLLWCLSSYLSVKGGLDVYRRSIEYK; encoded by the exons ATGACAGTTCAGCACGTTGTACTTTCTGATCgtgagattgaagagatccAGAGGGCAGAGGGCCAAACGAATCTCATCCGCCAAGCCCAAGAGAGCGATGAAGCCGACCAAAAGTTGACCATTAGGCAGGCT TTCAAGGAGCGATTTGAGGTGTATAATCCCGTCCCAGATCGGAAGTTGATTCCTGCCGAATGGCAGCCGGGACTCTCGAACTCAACGTCCGTGGGACAACTTGCAGGCCTCGTCGTGAACGCAATCTGCCAGGAGGGGTTTGGTGGCCACTTTCATTCCTGTCTTCGCCCCGTCACTCTCAGTACTTACATTTGGAGAAGCCATGTGCGGTATCGCCTGGGGCGCCTTCAG ACACTTTCGACGACCTACGCTTCCGAGGCAGTGCCCACGTGCTTGAGGTCACATGTCACTGCATACGTCTGCATGTGCTGGGAGCAGGGATTCCTCCTCTGGTGTT TAAGCA GCTATCTGTCTGTGAAGGGGGGACTGGATGTTTACCGCCGAAGTATCGAATACAAGTAA